The genomic stretch GGTATACCTCACGTGGCGAAAGCCGTGCCGCAACGAAGAATCCGCCAGACACACCGACGATGGAAGCACTTGACGAGTGGTGGAAACGTTTTATCGAGGTCTACGGCGCACTCGTCCCTATTGCCGATGAGCACGATATTAAACTCGCTATCCATCCGTCAGATGTCCCGAATCCAGACACCCCACTCGGTAGCCTCGGTTTCCACCGGGTCATTGACGCGTTCCCAAGCAAGAACGTCGGTTACCTTTACTGCTGCGGCACCCGTGCTGAAGCCGGTGGCAGCACCATCGTCCTTGATGAAATTAATAACTACGGACGGAAAGGGCGTATCTTCATGGTTCACCTGCGGAATGTCCGCGGAAGCCTCGCGACTGCTGGGGCATTTGAAGAGGTACTCCTTGACGACGGTGATATGAACGCCTTCAAAATCGTCCGAGAATTACAGAAGGTTGGATTTGACGGATGCATCAACGCCGATCACATTCCGAGATTAGAAG from Candidatus Poribacteria bacterium encodes the following:
- a CDS encoding mannonate dehydratase, producing MKISVWDGGLSENYLKQVTQLGADCIDFGNGGAFPGVNEQGYPDLDELLKIKKRIRSWGLDINRVTLPNITEKFMTGQPDGEKELENTCNALRVFAEAGVPIARQRFWGDTFDYLMTRYSSVHRGGYTSRGESRAATKNPPDTPTMEALDEWWKRFIEVYGALVPIADEHDIKLAIHPSDVPNPDTPLGSLGFHRVIDAFPSKNVGYLYCCGTRAEAGGSTIVLDEINNYGRKGRIFMVHLRNVRGSLATAGAFEEVLLDDGDMNAFKIVRELQKVGFDGCINADHIPRLEGNVGLAYSVGYIKALFAALVV